Proteins encoded in a region of the Panthera uncia isolate 11264 chromosome B2 unlocalized genomic scaffold, Puncia_PCG_1.0 HiC_scaffold_24, whole genome shotgun sequence genome:
- the LOC125938704 gene encoding dnaJ homolog subfamily A member 1-like: MVKETTYYDVLGVKPNATQEELKKAYRKLALKYHPDKNPNEGEKFKQISQAYEVLSDAKRRELYDKGGEQAIKEGGAGGGFGSPMDIFDMFFGGGGRMQRERRGKNVVHQLSVTLEDLYNGATRKLALQKNVICNKCEGRGGNKGAVECCPNCRGTGMQIRIHQIGPGMVQQIQSVCMECQGHGERISPKDRCKSCNGRKIVREKKILEVHIAKGMKDGQKITFHGEGDQEPGREPGDIIIVLDQKDHAVFTRRGEDLFMCMDIQLFEALCSFEKPISTLDNRTIVVTSHPGQIVKHGDIKCVLNEGMPIYRRPYEKGRLIIEFKINFPENGFLSPDKLSLLEKLLPERKEVEETDEVDQVELVDFDPNQERRRHYNGEAYEDDEHHPREGVQCQTS; the protein is encoded by the coding sequence ATGGTGAAAGAAACTACTTACTATGATGTTTTGGGGGTCAAACCCAATGCCACCCAGGAAGAATTGAAAAAGGCTTACAGGAAATTGGCTTTGAAGTACCACCCTGACAAGAATCCAAATGAAGGAGAGAAGTTTAAACAGATTTCTCAAGCTTATGAAGTGCTCTCTGATGCGAAGAGAAGGGAATTATATGACAAAGGAGGAGAACAGGCAATTAAAGAAGGTGGAGCAGGTGGTGGTTTTGGCTCCCCCATGGACATCTTTGATATGttttttggaggaggaggaaggatgcagagagagaggagaggtaaAAATGTTGTGCATCAGCTCTCTGTAACCTTAGAAGATTTATATAATGGTGCAACAAGAAAACTAGCTCTGCAAAAGAATGTGATTTGCAACAAATGTGAAGGCCGAGGTGGTAACAAAGGAGCAGTAGAATGTTGTCCCAATTGCCGAGGTACTGGAATGCAAATAAGAATTCATCAGATAGGACCTGGAATGGTTCAGCAAATTCAATCTGTGTGCATGGAGTGCCAGGGCCATGGGGAACGGATCAGTCCTAAAGATAGATGTAAAAGCTGCAATGGAAGGAAGATAGTTCGAGAAAAGAAGATTCTAGAAGTTCATATTGCCAAAGGCATGAAAGATGGCCAGAAAATAACATTCCATGGTGAAGGAGACCAAGAACCTGGACGGGAACCAGGAGATATTATCATTGTTTTAGATCAGAAGGACCATGCTGTTTTTACTAGGCGAGgagaggatcttttcatgtgtatggaCATACAGCTGTTTGAAGCACTGTGCAGCTTTGAAAAGCCAATATCTACTCTAGACAACAGAACCATTGTCGTTACCTCTCATCCAGGTCAGATTGTCAAGCATGGAGATATCAAGTGTGTGCTGAATGAAGGCATGCCAATTTATCGTAGACCATACGAAAAGGGTCGCCTAATCATCGAATTTAAGATAAACTTCCCTGAGAATGGCTTTCTCTCTCCTGATAAACTGTCTTTGCTGGAAAAGCTCCTACCTGAGAGGAAGGAAGTAGAAGAGACTGATGAAGTGGACCAGGTAGAACTGGTGGACTTTGATCCAAATCAGGAAAGAAGGCGCCATTACAATGGAGAAGCATATGAGGATGATGAACATCACCCTAGGGAAGGTGTTCAGTGTCAGACCTCTTAA